The proteins below are encoded in one region of Blochmannia endosymbiont of Camponotus (Colobopsis) obliquus:
- the argS gene encoding arginine--tRNA ligase — translation MNIQLFLIKKIKQTFIYAHIPIKYNANVQQSAKQKFGDYQINGIMAIAKQLNTHPYKLATKIANLLKLNDIAYKIEIAKPGFINIFLKPKWIAQQINEILSTSKLGISSVIPQTIIIDYSSPNMAKKMHIGHLRSTIIGDSTARTLSFLGHNIIRVNHIGDWGTQFGMIIAYIKQKKYNNNIYQEINIDKLEEFYTKAKAKYDKDLCFAKTARNYVVKLQNGDKNIREIWKKIIDVTLQENQKIYKRLNVTLTNDHIMGESAYHNMIPKIITDLKNKKLATINSGATVVYLDNLKNKKGKKMGVIIQKKDGSYLYTTTDLACVKYRSETLKADRIIYYIDYRQHQHLNQVWNIAQKAGYIHTHVSLEYHAFGMILDKNKQPFKTRSGKTIKLTELLDEGFKRAQNLISNKKLNMNSTNSKKLAHIISIGAIKYADLSKNRLTDYIFDWNKMLNFEGNTAPYIQYAFTRITSILENSKENKKCLIKEIELKNKQEILLALYILRFEETIITVAKKGIPHILCDYLYKLATIFSSFYECCPILKIKDKTIRHSRLQLSILTAKILKQGLNLLGIEITEKM, via the coding sequence ATGAACATTCAATTATTCCTTATAAAAAAAATAAAACAAACTTTCATTTATGCACATATTCCAATAAAATATAATGCTAACGTACAACAATCAGCTAAACAAAAATTTGGTGATTATCAAATTAATGGAATCATGGCTATAGCAAAACAATTAAATACACATCCTTACAAACTTGCAACAAAAATCGCCAATCTACTTAAATTAAACGATATAGCATATAAAATAGAAATTGCTAAGCCTGGCTTTATTAATATTTTTTTAAAACCAAAATGGATAGCACAACAAATCAATGAAATATTATCTACATCTAAATTAGGTATATCCTCTGTAATTCCTCAAACTATTATAATTGACTATTCTTCTCCTAATATGGCAAAAAAAATGCATATCGGACATTTACGCTCTACGATCATAGGAGATTCAACAGCACGCACTCTATCTTTTCTAGGTCACAATATCATTCGTGTTAACCATATAGGAGACTGGGGAACTCAATTTGGCATGATCATTGCTTATATAAAACAAAAAAAATATAACAATAATATTTATCAAGAAATTAATATTGATAAATTAGAAGAATTTTATACAAAAGCTAAAGCAAAGTATGATAAAGACCTCTGTTTTGCAAAAACAGCACGTAATTATGTTGTAAAATTGCAAAATGGAGATAAAAATATTCGTGAAATATGGAAAAAAATAATAGATGTCACGCTTCAAGAAAATCAAAAAATATACAAACGTTTAAATGTTACTTTAACAAATGATCACATTATGGGTGAAAGCGCCTATCATAATATGATACCTAAAATCATAACAGACTTAAAAAATAAAAAATTAGCAACAATAAATTCCGGAGCTACCGTCGTCTATCTTGATAATTTAAAAAACAAAAAAGGAAAAAAAATGGGGGTAATCATTCAAAAAAAAGATGGATCTTATTTATACACTACAACTGACCTTGCTTGTGTAAAATATCGCTCTGAAACACTTAAAGCAGACAGAATAATATATTATATTGATTACCGCCAACATCAACATCTTAACCAAGTGTGGAATATAGCACAAAAAGCCGGATATATACATACACATGTATCTTTAGAATATCATGCATTTGGTATGATTCTGGATAAAAATAAACAACCATTTAAAACTAGATCAGGAAAAACTATAAAACTTACAGAATTACTGGATGAAGGTTTTAAAAGGGCTCAGAATTTAATATCAAATAAAAAACTTAATATGAATTCAACGAATTCAAAAAAATTAGCACACATCATCAGTATTGGTGCAATTAAATATGCTGATTTATCAAAAAATCGCTTAACAGATTACATATTTGACTGGAATAAAATGTTAAATTTCGAAGGAAATACTGCACCATACATACAATATGCATTTACTCGTATTACTTCCATACTAGAAAATAGTAAAGAAAATAAAAAATGTTTAATTAAAGAAATAGAATTAAAAAATAAACAAGAAATACTATTAGCTCTTTATATTCTTCGTTTCGAAGAAACTATTATTACAGTAGCAAAAAAAGGAATACCACATATATTATGTGATTACCTTTATAAATTAGCAACAATATTTTCTTCATTCTATGAATGCTGTCCTATTTTAAAAATAAAAGACAAAACTATACGCCATAGTAGATTACAACTATCAATTCTTACCGCGAAAATTTTAAAACAAGGATTAAACTTATTAGGTATTGAAATAACAGAAAAAATGTAG
- the murJ gene encoding murein biosynthesis integral membrane protein MurJ yields MNVLKSLFIISVITMLSRMLGFIRDILIARIFGIGMVTDAFFIAFKLPNFLRKIFAEGAFSQAFIPILVEYKERKENLVTRTFIACISGLLILLLVIVVLFGCFAAPWLVSIFAPGFIDIQEKFVLATNLVRVIFPYIFFISLSSLISSILNTWNNFFLPALTPMLLNISMITFAVCANFWFQPPIMALAWSVILGGILQLICQLPSLNKIGMLTIPHLDFFDVGVLRVLKSMGIAVLAVSSNQISLIINTVFSSFLVSGSISWMYYAERLMELPTGIFGISLSTILLPLLSRSFSDKNFYEYSCLIDWGLRVCFILSLPSAVLLCVLAKPLVTVLFRHGGFSTYDVLMTQYALIAYSIGLVSLILVKVLSSAFYSSYNIKSTVHVAFIVLVVTQCMNIIFIGPLKHVGLSLAIGLGACCHAGLLYWQLRKRRLFYPRPGWLKFFFQIFLALGMMLLVLVILCLIFIDWMYGSTLYKFVRLIGVILISIITYFVTLWLVGVRLKDFIRPILLSWIKNK; encoded by the coding sequence ATGAATGTTTTAAAATCATTGTTTATTATTAGTGTTATCACGATGTTATCTCGTATGTTAGGTTTTATTCGTGATATTCTTATTGCGAGAATATTTGGTATTGGGATGGTAACTGATGCTTTTTTTATTGCTTTCAAGTTACCTAATTTTTTACGTAAAATTTTTGCTGAAGGTGCTTTTTCTCAAGCTTTTATACCGATTTTGGTAGAATATAAAGAGCGAAAAGAAAATTTAGTTACTCGTACTTTTATTGCCTGTATTTCTGGATTATTAATATTATTATTAGTGATAGTTGTTTTATTTGGATGTTTTGCAGCTCCATGGTTAGTTAGTATATTTGCTCCCGGGTTTATTGATATTCAAGAGAAATTTGTTTTAGCTACTAATTTAGTTAGAGTAATATTTCCTTATATTTTTTTTATTTCATTATCATCTTTAATAAGTTCAATTCTTAATACTTGGAATAATTTTTTTTTACCTGCTCTTACTCCTATGTTGCTTAATATTAGTATGATTACTTTTGCGGTATGCGCTAATTTTTGGTTTCAACCTCCTATTATGGCATTAGCTTGGTCAGTAATATTAGGCGGTATATTACAGTTGATTTGTCAATTACCATCTTTAAACAAGATAGGCATGTTAACTATACCTCATTTAGATTTTTTTGATGTTGGTGTATTGAGAGTGTTAAAATCCATGGGCATTGCTGTTCTTGCAGTATCTAGTAATCAAATATCTTTGATTATTAATACTGTTTTTTCTTCTTTTTTAGTGTCTGGATCTATATCTTGGATGTATTATGCTGAGCGGCTTATGGAGTTACCTACAGGTATTTTTGGTATTTCTTTAAGCACTATTTTATTACCATTACTTTCACGATCGTTTTCTGATAAAAATTTTTACGAGTATTCTTGTTTGATAGATTGGGGGTTAAGGGTGTGTTTTATATTATCGTTGCCTAGTGCTGTTTTGTTGTGTGTTTTAGCAAAACCATTGGTTACGGTATTATTTCGGCATGGTGGATTTTCTACTTATGATGTACTTATGACGCAATATGCGTTAATAGCGTATTCTATAGGTTTAGTTAGTTTAATCTTGGTAAAGGTATTATCATCAGCATTTTATTCATCTTATAATATAAAAAGTACAGTGCATGTAGCTTTTATTGTTCTTGTTGTAACACAATGTATGAATATAATTTTTATCGGGCCTTTAAAGCATGTTGGTTTATCTTTAGCAATTGGATTAGGTGCATGTTGTCATGCAGGATTGTTATATTGGCAATTGCGTAAAAGAAGGTTATTTTATCCACGACCCGGATGGTTGAAGTTTTTTTTTCAAATATTCTTAGCATTAGGAATGATGTTATTGGTACTTGTTATATTATGCTTGATATTTATTGATTGGATGTACGGTAGCACGTTATATAAATTTGTTCGTTTAATTGGAGTGATATTAATATCTATTATAACATATTTTGTTACGTTATGGTTAGTTGGAGTTAGATTAAAAGATTTTATTCGTCCTATCTTATTATCATGGATTAAAAACAAATAG